A genomic region of Vitis vinifera cultivar Pinot Noir 40024 chromosome 7, ASM3070453v1 contains the following coding sequences:
- the LOC100853812 gene encoding pentatricopeptide repeat-containing protein At3g63370, chloroplastic isoform X1: protein MRLRYYVMAAPIPSFYLNCHPVLKKIHQNPPLKISKFPLKPVETPSLREICKRGSVNEAFQSLTDLFANQSPSQFSLDEAYSSVLELCGSKKALSEGQQVHAHMITSNALFNSVFLSTRLVFMYGKCGCLVDAEKLFDGMPHKTIFTWNAMIGAYVTNGEPLGSLELYREMRVSGIPLDACTFPCILKACGLLKDRRCGAEVHGLAIKEGYVSIVFVANSIVGMYTKCNDLNGARQLFDRMPEKEDVVSWNSMISAYSSNGQSIEALRLFGEMQKASLAPNTYTFVAALQACEDSSFIKQGMFIHATVLKSSYYINVFVANALIAMYARFGKMGEAANIFYNMDDWDTISWNSMLSGFVQNGLYHEALQFYHEMRDAGQKPDLVAVISIIAASARSGNTLNGMQIHAYAMKNGLDSDLQVGNSLVDMYAKFCSMKYMDCIFDKMPDKDVVSWTTIIAGHAQNGSHSRALELFREVQLEGIDLDVMMISSILLACSGLKLISSVKEIHSYIIRKGLSDLVLQNGIVDVYGECGNVDYAARMFELIEFKDVVSWTSMISCYVHNGLANEALELFHLMKETGVEPDSISLVSILSAAASLSALKKGKEIHGFLIRKGFVLEGSLASTLVDMYARCGTLEKSRNVFNFIRNKDLVLWTSMINAYGMHGCGRAAIDLFRRMEDESIAPDHIAFVAVLYACSHSGLMNEGRRFLESMKYEYQLEPWPEHYVCLVDLLGRANHLEEAYQFVKGMEVEPTAEVWCALLGACQIHSNKELGEIAAQKLLEMDPENPGNYVLVSNVYAAERRWKDVEEVRMRMKASGLKKNPGCSWIEVGNKVHTFMARDKSHPQSYEIYSKLSQITEKLAKEGGYVAQTKFVLHNAKEEEKVQMLYGHSERLAIAYGMLTTPEGASLRITKNLRVCGDCHNFCKLISKFFERELVMRDANRFHHFKGGVCSCGDVW, encoded by the coding sequence ATGCGCCTTCGCTACTATGTAATGGCTGCGCCAATTCCATCCTTTTATTTGAACTGCCACCCAGTCCTGAAGAAAATCCATCAAAACCCACCTCTCAAAATCTCCAAATTCCCTCTAAAACCCGTTGAAACTCCTTCTCTCAGAGAGATTTGCAAACGTGGGAGCGTCAATGAAGCTTTTCAATCGCTTACCGATCTGTTTGCGAACCAAAGCCCATCTCAGTTTTCTCTGGATGAGGCTTATTCATCAGTTCTCGAGCTCTGTGGAAGCAAGAAAGCTTTGTCAGAAGGACAGCAAGTTCATGCCCATATGATAACCTCTAATGCTTTGTTCAATTCTGTGTTTCTGAGTACTAGGCTTGTGTTTATGTATGGTAAGTGTGGATGTCTTGTGGATGCTGAGAAGTTGTTTGATGGAATGCctcataaaactattttcacaTGGAATGCCATGATTGGTGCTTATGTTACAAACGGAGAACCATTAGGCTCCCTTGAATTGTATCGAGAAATGCGGGTTTCTGGAATTCCTCTTGATGCTTGTACCTTTCCCTGTATTCTTAAAGCATGTGGTCTGCTTAAAGATCGCCGCTGTGGGGCTGAAGTTCATGGTTTAGCAATCAAAGAAGGATATGTTTCAATTGTGTTTGTTGCCAATTCAATAGTGGGTATGTACACAAAGTGCAATGATCTTAATGGGGCAAGGCAGTTGTTTGATAGAATGCCGGAAAAAGAGGATGTTGTATCCTGGAATTCGATGATTTCTGCATATTCTTCAAATGGCCAGTCCATTGAGGCATTGAGACTGTTCGGAGAAATGCAGAAGGCTAGTCTGGCTCCCAACACCTATACTTTTGTTGCTGCTCTTCAAGCCTGTGAAGACTCTTCCTTCATTAAACAAGGTATGTTCATCCATGCCACTGTCCTCAAATCTAGTTACTATATCAATGTTTTCGTGGCCAATGCTTTGATTGCAATGTATGCAAGATTTGGCAAAATGGGTGAAGCTGCAAACATCTTTTATAATATGGATGATTGGGATACTATATCATGGAATTCAATGCTCTCTGGTTTTGTCCAAAATGGTCTTTACCACGAAGCTCTGCAATTCTACCATGAGATGAGGGATGCAGGTCAGAAGCCTGACCTGGTTGCCGTCATAAGCATCATAGCAGCATCTGCTCGATCAGGAAACACACTTAATGGAATGCAAATTCATGCTTACGCAATGAAAAATGGGTTAGACTCGGATTTGCAGGTTGGAAACTCACTTGTAGACATGTATGCAAAATTTTGTTCAATGAAATATATGGATTGTATTTTTGATAAGATGCCTGATAAAGACGTTGTTTCTTGGACAACGATCATTGCTGGCCATGCTCAGAATGGTAGTCACTCAAGAGCCTTAGAATTGTTCAGGGAAGTACAGTTGGAAGGTATTGATCTTGATGTGATGATGATTAGCAGCATCCTGCTGGCTTGCAGTGGGTTGAAACTCATTTCCTCTGTGAAAGAAATTCATAGCTACATCATCAGGAAGGGTCTATCAGACCTCGTGCTGCAGAATGGGATTGTGGATGTATATGGAGAGTGTGGGAATGTAGATTATGCGGCTCGAATGTTTGAACTGATTGAATTTAAAGATGTGGTATCTTGGACTAGCATGATATCTTGTTATGTCCATAATGGACTTGCAAATGAAGCTCTTGAACTTTTCCACCTGATGAAAGAAACTGGGGTTGAACCTGATTCGATTTCACTGGTAAGCATACTCTCTGCAGCTGCTAGTTTGTCTGCattgaagaaaggaaaagagattCATGGTTTTTTGATCAGGAAAGGCTTCGTCTTAGAGGGGTCTCTTGCGAGCACGCTTGTGGACATGTATGCCCGCTGTGGAACTCTGGAGAAATCGCGTAATGTGTTCAATTTTATCAGAAATAAAGACTTGGTTCTGTGGACTAGTATGATCAATGCATATGGAATGCATGGCTGTGGTAGGGCAGCCATTGATTTGTTCAGAAGGATGGAGGATGAAAGCATTGCTCCTGATCATATTGCCTTTGTGGCAGTTCTTTACGCGTGCAGCCATTCAGGATTGATGAATGAAGGTAGAAGATTCCTGGAAAGTATGAAATATGAGTATCAATTGGAGCCATGGCCAGAGCATTATGTTTGTCTGGTTGATCTTCTTGGACGGGCAAATCACTTAGAAGAGGCATACCAGTTTGTGAAGGGCATGGAGGTTGAGCCTACTGCTGAGGTCTGGTGTGCTTTGCTTGGGGCTTGCCAGATTCACTCAAACAAAGAATTGGGTGAAATTGCAGCTCAGAAGCTCCTTGAGATGGATCCAGAGAATCCGGGAAATTACGTGCTGGTATCAAATGTGTATGCTGCAGAACGAAGATGGAAAGATGTAGAAGaagtgagaatgagaatgaaagCCAGTGGATTGAAGAAGAATCCTGGATGTAGTTGGATTGAAGTTGGAAACAAGGTCCATACATTCATGGCAAGGGACAAGTCTCATCCACAGTCCTATGagatttattcaaaattatctCAAATCACTGAGAAGTTGGCAAAGGAGGGAGGCTATGTAGCTCAGACCAAGTTTGTTCTTCACAATGCCAAGGAAGAAGAGAAGGTTCAGATGCTTTATGGCCACAGTGAACGGCTGGCGATCGCGTATGGTATGCTCACAACTCCTGAGGGCGCCAGTCTTAGAATCACAAAGAATCTTCGTGTCTGTGGCGATTGCCATAACTTCTGTAAGTTAATCTCAAAATTCTTTGAACGAGAACTTGTCATGAGGGATGCCAACAGATTTCATCATTTCAAGGGTGGGGTTTGTTCATGTGGAGATGTCTGGTGA
- the LOC100853812 gene encoding pentatricopeptide repeat-containing protein At3g63370, chloroplastic isoform X2, whose product MRLRYYVMAAPIPSFYLNCHPVLKKIHQNPPLKISKFPLKPVETPSLREICKRGSVNEAFQSLTDLFANQSPSQFSLDEAYSSVLELCGSKKALSEGQQVHAHMITSNALFNSVFLSTRLVFMYGKCGCLVDAEKLFDGMPHKTIFTWNAMIGAYVTNGEPLGSLELYREMRVSGIPLDACTFPCILKACGLLKDRRCGAEVHGLAIKEGYVSIVFVANSIVGMYTKCNDLNGARQLFDRMPEKEDVVSWNSMISAYSSNGQSIEALRLFGEMQKASLAPNTYTFVAALQACEDSSFIKQGMFIHATVLKSSYYINVFVANALIAMYARFGKMGEAANIFYNMDDWDTISWNSMLSGFVQNGLYHEALQFYHEMRDAGQKPDLVAVISIIAASARSGNTLNGMQIHAYAMKNGLDSDLQNGSHSRALELFREVQLEGIDLDVMMISSILLACSGLKLISSVKEIHSYIIRKGLSDLVLQNGIVDVYGECGNVDYAARMFELIEFKDVVSWTSMISCYVHNGLANEALELFHLMKETGVEPDSISLVSILSAAASLSALKKGKEIHGFLIRKGFVLEGSLASTLVDMYARCGTLEKSRNVFNFIRNKDLVLWTSMINAYGMHGCGRAAIDLFRRMEDESIAPDHIAFVAVLYACSHSGLMNEGRRFLESMKYEYQLEPWPEHYVCLVDLLGRANHLEEAYQFVKGMEVEPTAEVWCALLGACQIHSNKELGEIAAQKLLEMDPENPGNYVLVSNVYAAERRWKDVEEVRMRMKASGLKKNPGCSWIEVGNKVHTFMARDKSHPQSYEIYSKLSQITEKLAKEGGYVAQTKFVLHNAKEEEKVQMLYGHSERLAIAYGMLTTPEGASLRITKNLRVCGDCHNFCKLISKFFERELVMRDANRFHHFKGGVCSCGDVW is encoded by the exons ATGCGCCTTCGCTACTATGTAATGGCTGCGCCAATTCCATCCTTTTATTTGAACTGCCACCCAGTCCTGAAGAAAATCCATCAAAACCCACCTCTCAAAATCTCCAAATTCCCTCTAAAACCCGTTGAAACTCCTTCTCTCAGAGAGATTTGCAAACGTGGGAGCGTCAATGAAGCTTTTCAATCGCTTACCGATCTGTTTGCGAACCAAAGCCCATCTCAGTTTTCTCTGGATGAGGCTTATTCATCAGTTCTCGAGCTCTGTGGAAGCAAGAAAGCTTTGTCAGAAGGACAGCAAGTTCATGCCCATATGATAACCTCTAATGCTTTGTTCAATTCTGTGTTTCTGAGTACTAGGCTTGTGTTTATGTATGGTAAGTGTGGATGTCTTGTGGATGCTGAGAAGTTGTTTGATGGAATGCctcataaaactattttcacaTGGAATGCCATGATTGGTGCTTATGTTACAAACGGAGAACCATTAGGCTCCCTTGAATTGTATCGAGAAATGCGGGTTTCTGGAATTCCTCTTGATGCTTGTACCTTTCCCTGTATTCTTAAAGCATGTGGTCTGCTTAAAGATCGCCGCTGTGGGGCTGAAGTTCATGGTTTAGCAATCAAAGAAGGATATGTTTCAATTGTGTTTGTTGCCAATTCAATAGTGGGTATGTACACAAAGTGCAATGATCTTAATGGGGCAAGGCAGTTGTTTGATAGAATGCCGGAAAAAGAGGATGTTGTATCCTGGAATTCGATGATTTCTGCATATTCTTCAAATGGCCAGTCCATTGAGGCATTGAGACTGTTCGGAGAAATGCAGAAGGCTAGTCTGGCTCCCAACACCTATACTTTTGTTGCTGCTCTTCAAGCCTGTGAAGACTCTTCCTTCATTAAACAAGGTATGTTCATCCATGCCACTGTCCTCAAATCTAGTTACTATATCAATGTTTTCGTGGCCAATGCTTTGATTGCAATGTATGCAAGATTTGGCAAAATGGGTGAAGCTGCAAACATCTTTTATAATATGGATGATTGGGATACTATATCATGGAATTCAATGCTCTCTGGTTTTGTCCAAAATGGTCTTTACCACGAAGCTCTGCAATTCTACCATGAGATGAGGGATGCAGGTCAGAAGCCTGACCTGGTTGCCGTCATAAGCATCATAGCAGCATCTGCTCGATCAGGAAACACACTTAATGGAATGCAAATTCATGCTTACGCAATGAAAAATGGGTTAGACTCGGATTTGCAG AATGGTAGTCACTCAAGAGCCTTAGAATTGTTCAGGGAAGTACAGTTGGAAGGTATTGATCTTGATGTGATGATGATTAGCAGCATCCTGCTGGCTTGCAGTGGGTTGAAACTCATTTCCTCTGTGAAAGAAATTCATAGCTACATCATCAGGAAGGGTCTATCAGACCTCGTGCTGCAGAATGGGATTGTGGATGTATATGGAGAGTGTGGGAATGTAGATTATGCGGCTCGAATGTTTGAACTGATTGAATTTAAAGATGTGGTATCTTGGACTAGCATGATATCTTGTTATGTCCATAATGGACTTGCAAATGAAGCTCTTGAACTTTTCCACCTGATGAAAGAAACTGGGGTTGAACCTGATTCGATTTCACTGGTAAGCATACTCTCTGCAGCTGCTAGTTTGTCTGCattgaagaaaggaaaagagattCATGGTTTTTTGATCAGGAAAGGCTTCGTCTTAGAGGGGTCTCTTGCGAGCACGCTTGTGGACATGTATGCCCGCTGTGGAACTCTGGAGAAATCGCGTAATGTGTTCAATTTTATCAGAAATAAAGACTTGGTTCTGTGGACTAGTATGATCAATGCATATGGAATGCATGGCTGTGGTAGGGCAGCCATTGATTTGTTCAGAAGGATGGAGGATGAAAGCATTGCTCCTGATCATATTGCCTTTGTGGCAGTTCTTTACGCGTGCAGCCATTCAGGATTGATGAATGAAGGTAGAAGATTCCTGGAAAGTATGAAATATGAGTATCAATTGGAGCCATGGCCAGAGCATTATGTTTGTCTGGTTGATCTTCTTGGACGGGCAAATCACTTAGAAGAGGCATACCAGTTTGTGAAGGGCATGGAGGTTGAGCCTACTGCTGAGGTCTGGTGTGCTTTGCTTGGGGCTTGCCAGATTCACTCAAACAAAGAATTGGGTGAAATTGCAGCTCAGAAGCTCCTTGAGATGGATCCAGAGAATCCGGGAAATTACGTGCTGGTATCAAATGTGTATGCTGCAGAACGAAGATGGAAAGATGTAGAAGaagtgagaatgagaatgaaagCCAGTGGATTGAAGAAGAATCCTGGATGTAGTTGGATTGAAGTTGGAAACAAGGTCCATACATTCATGGCAAGGGACAAGTCTCATCCACAGTCCTATGagatttattcaaaattatctCAAATCACTGAGAAGTTGGCAAAGGAGGGAGGCTATGTAGCTCAGACCAAGTTTGTTCTTCACAATGCCAAGGAAGAAGAGAAGGTTCAGATGCTTTATGGCCACAGTGAACGGCTGGCGATCGCGTATGGTATGCTCACAACTCCTGAGGGCGCCAGTCTTAGAATCACAAAGAATCTTCGTGTCTGTGGCGATTGCCATAACTTCTGTAAGTTAATCTCAAAATTCTTTGAACGAGAACTTGTCATGAGGGATGCCAACAGATTTCATCATTTCAAGGGTGGGGTTTGTTCATGTGGAGATGTCTGGTGA
- the LOC100259561 gene encoding calcium-transporting ATPase 12, plasma membrane-type, producing MSTTITGSYFPHYDCGTIILNVSAATFTKAQKRWRVAYVAICSFRVLLSLSKQNVMRRKATSTALLHSHLTVDIQPPTSYHHDDQSDVVPNPDLPDLVPKPHSPDLVSNHALPDINTKLTEMVKEKDLIALRGFGGVEGVAATLLIDPQHGILGNEDDVRRRRDKFGSNTYYKPPPKGLFYFVVDAFKDTTILILLVCAALSLGFGIKEHGPQEGWYEGGSIFVAVFLVISVAALSNFRQERQFDKLSKISNNIKIDVARDGRRQEISIFDIVVGDVVFLNIGDQIPADGLFLEGHSMEVDESSMTGESDHVEVDRERNPFLFSGSKVADGYARMLVTSVGMNTAWGEMMSSISRDTNERTPLQARLDKLTSSIGKVGLAVAFLVLVVLLIRYFTGHTKDENGQREYNGSDKDINDVLNSVVNIVAAAVTIIVVAIPEGLPLAVTLTLAYSMKRMMADHAMVRKLSACETMGSATIICTDKTGTLTMNQMKVTKFWLGQEEMGEIPSNAITPCILELFRQGVGLNTTGSVYRPASGAVFEFSGSPTEKAILSWAVQELGMDVEQLKQTYSILHVETFNSEKKRSGVSMRKNADNTIHVHWKGAAEMVLQMCSNYYETSGTIKSMDEDSRMQLEKIIQGMAASSLRCIAFAYKQISEAEIEYNDDGRAHQKLNENGLTLLGIVGLKDPCRPGVKRAVEICKSAGVEIKMITGDNVFTAKAIATECGILGSDDTEHKGAVVEGVEFRNYTHEERMQKIDKIRVMARSSPFDKLLMVQCLKQKGEVVAVTGDGTNDAPALKEADIGLSMGIQGTEVAKESSDIVILDDNFTSVATVLRWGRCVYNNIQKFIQFQLTVNVAALVINFISAVSAGEVPLTAVQLLWVNLIMDTLGALALATDRPTNELMQRPPVGRTEPLITNVMWRNLLAQALYQIAVLLTLQFKGESIFNVDEKVNDTLIFNTFVLCQVFNEFNARKLEKQNVFKGIHKNKLFLGIVGFTIVLQVVMVEFLKKFADTVNLNGLQWAICIAIAAVSWPIGWIVKFIPVSDTPFLSYIKWAGQAFGRILHLSYLSFSSLGRGCVKR from the coding sequence ATGTCCACCACAATCACAGGCAGCTATTTTCCGCATTATGATTGTGGCACAATCATCCTCAATGTGAGCGCTGCCACATTCACCAAAGCCCAAAAGAGGTGGCGGGTTGCCTATGTTGCCATCTGCTCTTTCCGGGTCCTGCTTTCTCTCTCCAAACAGAATGTAATGAGGCGAAAGGCCACCAGTACTGCTTTACTGCACTCTCATTTAACTGTTGATATCCAGCCACCCACTTCCTATCATCATGATGATCAAAGCGACGTTGTCCCTAACCCTGATTTACCCGACTTAGTCCCTAAACCTCACTCACCTGACTTAGTCTCTAACCATGCGTTACCTGACATCAATACAAAGCTTACAGAGATGGTGAAGGAGAAAGACCTGATTGCTCTTCGGGGTTTTGGAGGAGTAGAAGGTGTCGCAGCCACTCTTTTGATCGACCCTCAGCATGGAATCCTGGGAAACGAGGATGATGTTCGCAGGAGACGAGACAAGTTTGGTTCCAACACTTATTACAAGCCACCCCCAAAAGGGCTCTTCTATTTTGTTGTGGATGCTTTCAAGGATACCACAATTCTCATATTGCTGGTCTGTGCTGCACTTTCTCTTGGCTTCGGCATCAAAGAACATGGACCACAGGAAGGTTGGTACGAGGGTGGAAGTATATTTGTGGCTGTCTTCCTTGTTATCTCTGTAGCTGCACTTAGTAATTTCAGACAGGAGAGACAATTCGACAAGTTATCCAAGATTAGtaacaatataaaaattgatGTTGCAAGAGATGGAAGAAGACAAGAAATCTCTATTTTCGATATTGTAGTTGGAGATGTGGTCTTTCTAAATATTGGAGATCAAATACCAGCTGATGGACTGTTCTTAGAAGGGCATTCCATGGAAGTGGATGAGTCGAGCATGACAGGAGAGAGCGACCATGTGGAAGTTGATCGTGAGAGGAACCCATTCCTGTTTTCTGGTTCAAAGGTGGCAGATGGATATGCTCGAATGCTCGTGACGTCAGTGGGGATGAACACTGCATGGGGTGAGATGATGAGTTCAATATCGCGTGATACTAATGAACGAACCCCATTACAAGCAAGGCTCGACAAATTAACCTCATCTATCGGAAAGGTTGGTCTTGCAGTTGCTTTCCTAGTTCTTGTAGTCTTATTAATACGTTACTTTACGGGGCATACGAAAGATGAGAATGGGCAAAGGGAATATAATGGTAGCGATAAAGACATAAATGATGTGTTGAATTCAGTTGTGAATATTGTAGCAGCTGCAGTTACCATTATTGTAGTGGCTATTCCTGAGGGTTTGCCATTAGCTGTAACCCTCACACTAGCTTACTCTATGAAAAGAATGATGGCTGATCACGCAATGGTTAGGAAACTTTCAGCCTGTGAAACAATGGGCTCAGCTACTATTATTTGTACCGATAAAACGGGCACCTTGACAATGAATCAGATGAAAGTGACCAAGTTTTGGCTTGGCCAAGAGGAGATGGGAGAAATTCCTTCTAATGCAATTACTCCATGCATTCTTGAATTGTTCCGTCAAGGAGTCGGGTTAAATACAACGGGTAGCGTTTACAGACCTGCTTCAGGAGCTGTCTTTGAGTTTTCTGGTAGTCCAACTGAGAAAGCAATTCTCTCTTGGGCTGTCCAGGAATTGGGCATGGATGTGGAGCAATTGAAGCAAACTTATAGCATCCTCCACGTTGAAACTTTCAAttctgaaaagaaaagaagtgggGTTTCAATGAGGAAGAATGCCGATAATACCATCCATGTGCACTGGAAAGGAGCTGCTGAGATGGTACTACAAATGTGTTCAAATTACTACGAGACTAGTGGGACTATAAAGTCTATGGATGAAGATTCAAGGATGCAATTAGAGAAAATAATTCAAGGCATGGCAGCTAGTAGCCTGCGGTGCATTGCTTTTGCTTATAAGCAAATTTCAGAAGCGGAAATAGAATACAATGATGATGGGAGGGCCCACCAAAAGCTAAATGAAAACGGATTAACCTTGCTAGGTATAGTTGGGCTCAAGGACCCATGTCGGCCAGGGGTCAAGAGAGCCGTGGAAATTTGTAAATCTGCAGGAGTGGAAATCAAAATGATCACGGGGGACAATGTTTTCACAGCTAAAGCTATAGCCACAGAATGTGGGATACTTGGGTCTGATGATACAGAACATAAGGGAGCAGTGGTAGAAGGGGTCGAATTCCGAAACTACACCCACGAAGAGAGAATGCAGAAGATTGATAAAATTCGTGTGATGGCAAGGTCCTCACCCTTTGACAAGCTTTTGATGGTACAGTGCTTGAAGCAAAAAGGTGAGGTGGTTGCAGTTACAGGGGATGGCACAAATGATGCACCTGCTTTAAAGGAAGCTGATATAGGACTCTCCATGGGCATTCAAGGTACTGAGGTGGCCAAGGAGAGTTCGGATATTGTTATCTTGGATGACAATTTCACTTCTGTTGCCACGGTGTTGAGGTGGGGTCGATGTGTTTACAACAATATCCAGAAATTCATCCAATTTCAACTCACCGTGAATGTTGCGGCTCTTGTGATTAACTTTATTTCAGCAGTTTCTGCAGGCGAAGTTCCCCTCACAGCTGTTCAACTGTTGTGGGTAAACCTAATTATGGACACATTGGGAGCTTTGGCTCTTGCTACAGATCGGCCCACCAATGAACTGATGCAGAGACCACCCGTTGGTCGCACTGAACCCCTCATAACCAATGTTATGTGGAGGAACCTTCTGGCTCAAGCTCTATACCAAATAGCCGTCCTCTTGACCTTACAGTTCAAGGGTGAGTCCATCTTTAATGTGGATGAGAAGGTGAATGATACTCTAATTTTCAACACTTTTGTCCTTTGCCAAGTTTTTAATGAGTTCAATGCAAGGAAGTTGGAGAAGCAGAACGTATTCAAGGGCATTCACAAGAACAAGTTGTTTCTTGGGATTGTGGGATTTACAATTGTTCTTCAGGTTGTGATGGTGGAGTTCCTAAAGAAATTTGCAGATACAGTGAATTTGAATGGGTTGCAATGGGCAATTTGCATTGCAATTGCAGCTGTATCATGGCCAATTGGTTGGATTGTGAAGTTCATACCTGTTTCAGACACACCATTCCTCAGTTACATCAAGTGGGCAGGACAAGCATTCGGAAGGATTCTACACCTATCATATCTCTCTTTCTCCAGTCTTGGAAGGGGCTGTGTGAAAAGGTGA